One Drechmeria coniospora strain ARSEF 6962 chromosome 01, whole genome shotgun sequence genomic region harbors:
- a CDS encoding exo-beta-D-glucosaminidase, with protein MARLWFAFAAVLLLLLPASPVASDPLLTSGAGQRGTIPCWDFKSSASVEEHLAVVSAVGYETASWHHVETSRCTFMGCLLHAGKYRDSALWYSTRLQRFDWGQFLVPWLYRHEFSLAPADGQHFLLETHGITASADLHLNGKALADKEFQAGSFGGHTYDVTSLVAEKNALVAKVYPANLDHDLVQGFVDWNPRAPDNGSGIWRDVVIKQTGSVSMGPLSVSIHLDASAESKVTRAAFVTVRADAHNLDHGELSLVAESVVSCPSGFDDDDMVERRDVTLGPGETKMVEMVHVIASPKIWWPKRWGEQPLYSTTLTFTVNSSLSDRARQRFGIRTVRSHLNRHGDVVFTVNGHAFQVLGAGYSPDHFLRWSRERFEAIANYTIDMGLNTIRLEGTLEHPELYDVADEMGIMIIAGWVCCSKWESWPYNDALRVSPVPLWTESDYRTANASMRHEAAMLQPHPSVLAFLVGSDYWPDDGATEMYVDGLVGAHWQTPIISSASKRGHPDLLGPSGMKMDGPYDWVPPNYWYDTEPSEDRRGAAFGFGSELGAGAGVPELKSLERFLSRSDRDDIWLRPRKELFHLSTNTSAFSNHAIYGEALAARYGAPRSVKDYVMKAQMMDYEATRAQQEAYSAILHWNLFDRYMHPAGAYFGAKVGSRIEHVAYDYVRRTLWLVNHSLDRQGPRTVGLEMLDLDGTVLHRQTMRVTTKPNAGAEIGEVSGLEKIKTVVFLRILLVDDASDETLSRNVYWVANTTDRLDWANSTWYHTPVTYFADLSALCDIKPVRVRVRRGVDFAGQLEEGLYQLEVENTDGRLPAFFVRLTVVDETDEEINPVLWSDNYVTLWPGEKMQIHVQFETSTKAEVKVDGSNVRPSKLALW; from the exons ATGGCCAGACTCTGGTTCGCTTTCGCTGCAGTAttgcttctgcttcttccggcctcgcccgtcgcGTCGGACCCTCTGCTTACGTCGGGTGCCGGTCAGAGGGGAACCATCCCCTGCTGGGACTTCAAGTCCTCAGCCTCCGTCGAGGAACAtcttgccgtcgtctccgcggTTGGGTATGAGACGGCATCGTGGCACCACGTCGAGACGTCCAGATGCACCTTCATGGGCTGCCTCCTGCACGCGGGAAAGTATCGAGATTCGGCACTCTGGTACTCGACACGACTGCAAAGGTTCGACTGGGGTCAGTTTCTGGTCCCCTGGCTCTACCGTCACGAGTTCTCCCTCGCGCCCGCCGATGGCCAGCACTTCCTCCTCGAGACGCACGGCATCACCGCGAGCGCTGATCTCCATCTCAACGGCAAGGCGCTCGCCGACAAGGAATTCCAGGCCGGCTCCTTTGGCGGGCACACGTACGACGTCACCAGTCTCGTGGCGGAGAAGAatgccctcgtcgccaaggTCTACCCTGCCAACTTGGATCATGACCTCGTTCAGGGTTTCGTCGACTGGAACCCGCGCGCGCCGGACAATGGATCGGGCATCTGGCGAGACGTCGTCATCAAGCAGACGGGGTCCGTGTCCATGGGCCCCCTGAGCGTATCCATCCACCTGGACGCGTCCGCCGAGAGCAaggtgacgagggcggcatTCGTCACCGTGCGAGCGGACGCTCACAACCTAGACCATGGTGAGCTGAGCTTGGTGGCCGAGTCGGTTGTCTCCTGCCCGtccggcttcgacgacgacgacatggtcGAGCGGCGAGACGTGACGCTCGGCCCGGGGGAGACCAAGATGGTCGAGATGGTCCACGTCATCGCCTCGCCAAAGATCTGGTGGCCCAAGAGATGGGGCGAGCAGCCTCTGTACAGCACGACGCTGACCTTTACCGTCAACTCGTCGCTCTCCGACCGCGCGAGGCAGCGTTTCGGCATCCGGACGGTCCGATCGCACCTGAACAggcacggcgacgtcgtcttcACCGTCAACGGGCACGCCTTTCaggtcctcggcgccgggtACAGCCCCGACCACTTCCTGCGCTGGAGCAGAGAGCGCTTCGAGGCGATTGCAAACTACACCATCGACATGGGCCTCAACACGATCCGGCTGGAGGGTACGCTCGAGCATCCGGAGCTCtacgacgtggccgacgagatgggcATCATGATCATCGCCGGATGGGTCTGCTGCTCCAAGTGGGAGTCCTGGCCGTACAACGATGCGCTGCGGGTCAGCCCCGTCCCGCTGTGGACCGAGAGCGACTACAGGACGGCGAACGCGAGCATGAGGCACGAGGCCGCCATGCTCCAACCGCACCCGAGCGTGCTCGcgttcctcgtcggcagcgactactggcccgacgacggcgcgaccGAAATgtacgtcgacggcctcgtggGTGCCCACTGGCAGACGCCCATTATCTCTTCGGCCTCCAAAAGGGGTCACCCCGATCTCCTCGGACCGTCGGGCATGAAGATGGACGGACCGTACGACTGGGTTCCGCCCAACTACTGGTACGACACGGAGCCGAGCGAGGACCGGCGCGGTGCCGCCTTTGGTTTCGGCTCCGAActgggcgccggcgccggcgtgccgGAGCTCAAGAGTCTCGAGAGGTTCCTCTCCCGGAGCGACAGGGACGACATCTGGCTGCGGCCCCGAAAGGAGCTCTTCCACCTGTCGACCAACACCTCGGCCTTTTCCAACCACGCCATCTACGGCGAGGCCCTCGCGGCCCGGTACGGCGCGCCAAGGTCGGTCAAGGACTACGTCATGAAGGCGCAGATGATGGATTACGAAGCCACGCGGGCACAGCAAGAGGCGTACTCGGCCAT CCTGCACTGGAACCTCTTTGACCGTTACATGCATCCGGCGGGGGCCTACTTTGGCGCCAAGGTCGGGTCGCGGATCGAGCACGTCGCCTACGACTACGTGAGGCGGACGCTCTGGCTCGTCAACCACTCTCTCGACAGACAGGGCCCGAggaccgtcggcctcgagatgctcgacctcgacggcaccgtgcTGCACCGACAGACGATGCGGGTCACGACCAAGCCCAACGCGGGCGCCGAGATTGGCGAGGTCTCTGGGCTCGAGAAAATCAAGACGGTCGTCTTCCTGCGCATCCTCCTagtcgacgacgcgagcGACGAGACGCTCAGCCGCAACGTCTACTGGGTCGCCAACACCACCGACAGGCTCGACTGGGCAAACTCGACCTGGTACCACACCCCGGTCACGTACTTTGCCGACTTGTCGGCCCTCTGCGACATCAAGCCTGTcagggtgagggtgaggagggGAGTCGACTTTGCcggccagctcgaggagggtCTTTACCAACTCGAGGTCGAGAATACCGACGGCCGCTTGCCTGCGTTTTTCGTCCGcttgaccgtcgtcgacgaaacGGACGAGGAGATCAACCCGGTGTTGTGGTCCGACAACTACGTGACGCTATGGCCCGGAGAGAAGATGCAGATTCACGTCCAGTTCGAGACGAGCACAAAGGCCGAGGTCAAAGTGGACGGGAGCAATGTCCGCCCAAGCAAGCTGGCGTTGTGGTGA